From the Desulfobacterales bacterium genome, one window contains:
- a CDS encoding tripartite tricarboxylate transporter TctB family protein — MKKKEGIIFAALLVCLVGTALITSFSYNPKTRLVPVIVGCVSLILGFIIFLGELFPRFRQLFEVDLFTRDKIVAREKPQGRWDEKKGLTIAVFWLVLFAVLLFLAGFNIAVPVCVMVYVRFFGKQTWPMSLAITAMIWVFIYGLFQVIMDYTLFEGILFGGIV; from the coding sequence ATGAAAAAGAAGGAAGGCATCATTTTCGCCGCGTTGCTGGTCTGCCTGGTCGGGACGGCGCTTATCACAAGTTTTTCTTATAACCCGAAAACCCGGCTGGTTCCCGTGATCGTAGGATGCGTCAGTCTGATCTTAGGTTTTATTATTTTTTTGGGAGAACTTTTTCCGCGATTCAGACAATTATTTGAAGTCGACTTGTTTACCCGTGACAAGATCGTAGCGCGCGAAAAACCCCAAGGAAGATGGGATGAAAAAAAAGGGTTGACCATCGCAGTCTTCTGGCTGGTGCTTTTTGCGGTTCTGTTGTTTCTGGCGGGCTTTAATATTGCCGTACCGGTCTGCGTAATGGTTTATGTCAGATTTTTTGGAAAACAGACCTGGCCAATGTCCCTGGCGATAACGGCGATGATATGGGTATTCATCTATGGGCTGTTCCAGGTCATTATGGATTATACCCTGTTTGAAGGCATCCTGTTCGGCGGAATTGTTTAA